A part of Aurantimicrobium sp. MWH-Uga1 genomic DNA contains:
- a CDS encoding alpha/beta fold hydrolase: protein MSTVLVHHEKIDTSIAGAQAYRIRYRSGDLHGNATESTGIVVAPAAPGENRKVMTWAHGTTGMGDAACPSAQPDPARELTLYFESGSVTSIDYGVPGQQKFIDEGWVVVATDYQGQGTPGIHQYTVNRTNALDAVNIVKAARELPVGAGTKFGLVGWSQGGGALAAAELDAADYGDLEIVGAVGMSPGVPSIALKLPGIGSALAGSGTPTPPDGHLFMILGAMPAAFPDRLSLEDVFTPLGIKMFEENWNTAPVHHFSDILTRNFHLSGAMIQVNKEKLPTWLAAFEEASAAQKKPVCPILVLIDGQDPNGPCPLPWQLGYIDAITALGGDITSSTYPNDDHFSLPQASIDEARTWLDSKF from the coding sequence ATGAGCACTGTTTTAGTCCACCACGAGAAGATTGATACCTCGATTGCAGGAGCTCAGGCCTATCGCATCCGTTATCGCTCCGGAGACCTGCACGGTAACGCCACCGAGTCCACGGGCATCGTTGTTGCCCCAGCTGCTCCGGGAGAAAACCGTAAGGTCATGACGTGGGCCCATGGCACCACCGGTATGGGAGATGCGGCGTGCCCTTCAGCACAACCAGACCCTGCCAGGGAACTCACGCTGTACTTTGAATCGGGTTCTGTCACCTCTATTGATTACGGAGTACCCGGTCAACAGAAGTTCATTGATGAAGGCTGGGTTGTCGTTGCGACTGACTACCAAGGACAGGGCACACCAGGAATTCACCAGTACACCGTGAACCGAACCAATGCCTTGGATGCAGTGAACATCGTGAAGGCAGCGAGGGAACTTCCCGTCGGCGCGGGAACCAAGTTTGGACTGGTCGGCTGGTCTCAAGGTGGCGGTGCGCTCGCTGCGGCTGAATTGGATGCTGCAGACTATGGCGATCTGGAAATTGTTGGCGCCGTAGGAATGTCACCTGGTGTACCGTCCATCGCACTCAAGCTTCCTGGCATCGGCTCAGCTCTTGCCGGATCAGGTACACCCACCCCACCTGATGGACACTTATTCATGATTTTGGGAGCGATGCCTGCGGCATTTCCCGACAGACTTTCTCTCGAAGATGTCTTTACCCCGCTGGGTATCAAGATGTTTGAAGAGAACTGGAACACCGCTCCTGTGCATCACTTCAGCGACATCCTCACCCGGAATTTCCACCTCAGCGGTGCAATGATTCAGGTCAACAAAGAAAAACTTCCAACCTGGCTCGCCGCATTTGAGGAGGCTTCCGCCGCACAAAAGAAGCCAGTGTGCCCCATCCTCGTCTTGATTGATGGGCAGGACCCTAACGGTCCATGCCCGCTGCCGTGGCAGCTCGGCTACATCGATGCCATCACAGCGCTTGGTGGCGATATTACGTCGTCGACCTATCCCAACGATGATCACTTCTCACTACCGCAGGCATCAATTGATGAAGCGCGAACGTGGCTGGACTCCAAGTTCTAA
- a CDS encoding DUF2256 domain-containing protein produces the protein MPINHTTFHFSDWVRGVMRTAQTKNGFAPKVCERCGLPFEWRKKWARDWENVKYCSQKCKSGR, from the coding sequence ATGCCAATAAATCACACCACTTTTCATTTTTCTGATTGGGTTAGAGGTGTGATGCGCACTGCACAAACCAAGAACGGCTTCGCCCCCAAAGTGTGTGAGCGTTGTGGTTTGCCTTTCGAATGGCGAAAGAAGTGGGCGCGAGATTGGGAGAACGTGAAGTATTGCTCGCAGAAGTGCAAGTCAGGCAGATAG
- a CDS encoding PadR family transcriptional regulator, whose amino-acid sequence MKDTWTKNSGADWSLSSALQTLEDLGGQFKRNVDMRMKRGDVRSAVLRLLNESPMHGYQIMNEIETRSGGAWKPSPGSVYPTLQLLVDEGLLEVKETKGRRTYSLTKEGADVAAAEAESPAPWETGFDRPAGPRGSLARAGVSVAKAAADVARLGNSAQMEEATALLEETAKKLFAIVSHN is encoded by the coding sequence GTGAAAGACACTTGGACTAAGAATTCCGGCGCAGACTGGTCACTTTCTTCCGCGTTGCAAACCCTCGAAGACCTCGGTGGGCAGTTCAAGCGCAACGTTGATATGCGTATGAAGCGTGGCGACGTACGTTCTGCTGTCCTGAGACTGTTGAACGAATCACCGATGCACGGCTACCAAATCATGAACGAGATTGAGACTCGGAGCGGTGGTGCCTGGAAGCCCAGCCCTGGTTCTGTTTACCCCACCCTCCAGCTCCTCGTCGATGAGGGATTACTTGAGGTCAAGGAAACCAAGGGTCGTCGAACATACTCCCTGACCAAAGAAGGCGCAGATGTTGCCGCCGCCGAAGCTGAATCCCCAGCACCCTGGGAGACCGGGTTTGATCGCCCTGCAGGCCCTCGTGGCTCTCTGGCACGAGCCGGCGTTAGTGTCGCAAAAGCAGCTGCAGATGTTGCCCGATTAGGCAATTCTGCCCAGATGGAGGAGGCAACTGCACTCCTCGAG